Genomic window (Magnolia sinica isolate HGM2019 chromosome 6, MsV1, whole genome shotgun sequence):
ACTtaggtccgactcgactcgatgcccacctctatttaCAAGTACACATTACATGGTAACGTGGTTTCCCAACCCACATTATAAGCACAGTTGCATCCCGTCCACGTTAAGCTCATCATTCATGAGATTCATCCCAAAGTGATGAGATAAAACACCAATGCATATGGCGTGATGATCTATCAATGCAACTGTCCATCTAATCGCCTATCATGGATGCTAGTGATATAGATCTGGACCATCTGAATTGCGCAAATCTTGTACAGTTTTGGACCGTTCTTTTGGACACCTTTTGTGGAGATCAAATCGTCCATATTGATCACTTGTTATACAGACTGGGCCGACCATATATAAAGAATGAAGGTCATGATCTGGGTGGTCCATCAATAAACACTAACTATGTATGATCTGGGTTCCGATTTGGGCTTTGTTTACTAGAATCAAGCTAAGTTCTTCGGGTATGATTTCGGATTTTTGAGCCTGACTTTTGGATGATAGGACTGACCATTCGGTTCTGGGCCCAACTATTGGGTTATAAGCTTGGGCTTTAGGAATGGGCATTGGGCTTTAGGCAGCTTCGACCTGGCCAATTTTGTTTTagggatcctttttttttttcctgattttgagcTTAGCCATTGAGATCTAGCCTGGCATTGAATTTGGGCAAGTATTTGGGGTTGGATATACCTGTAAACACCCCCACTCAGGGCAGACAATTTGATCAAAGCACAATGGGATCCCTAAAAACTATCCCAATCCAGGGCCCATTAGCTCGAGGACCATAATAAAGTGGAAAGAAAGGGATCAAATGTGAGCCAACACCCCACCTAGGTCCTCATGAAAAAGAGGCCCATCCACGTGGATTCCCGCAAAATTTCTTTGGGGGGtgggggtggggtggggtgggggTAGCAGCTTCCACCTCGGAAGCCAGCTTAGTGTGAAATGACCCATTTATCTCTACTCTTGTCTAAAATTATGTTTATTGCCACCCGACCCAATCATCCACAATGCGCCATGTAGCATAGCCATACCCTCAGCCAATCACAATCTTTAAAGCCCTCTTTAGCACCCTAACCTCCCAGAATTTATAGAAATGCCACCCCTAGCACACCTATAATTACTTCATCTGACTTAACTTCCACCATCACTTACAATTACCAAGAGAACCTTAAgaaggagaagagtgagagaagGAGAGTGGGATCTAGTGCATCTGTTCATCAAGTAAAGAAAAGAGTGAAAGGAGAGGAGCCTTCTATCCAATCTACTTCAATCGATACTTGCGATAACTCGTTCACCCACTAATGTAATATCCCAAAAATTTCCAAACTCAGTGTCGGTACACAAGTGTTCATCCTAGGTCGCATTCGAATTTGAAACCATACTTTTTAGAGAATGACACTTAGACTTGCACACTTGCGCCAACCTATAATCTTGATCGCTGAATTTATCAATTAAGACCACAAACTCAGGAATGCATCCTCATAGATCTGCTGATTGAAGAGCCAAAACCACCCACCATCAGAATCATCTCAGCAATAACAACACTTAAAACTACTTCCCTTGTCTTCCTGTGTTAGAAATGATCAAGCACAATAAACATGTGCTCCATAAACACGGGATTGATTTCCCTGTCCCTGGGCCGCCGGCCCTTGTGGGAGAATATATTACGGAGGCATAATTGcagctctcgagattcgaacagaGGACTATCCTCTCTGCTACCATATTAGATAACCACTCTCTAAAAGCTCAAGCCCTCGGAGGATGActtatcaatgtatatcaagggactctaACAGATGGCATGTAACACAGATCAACATCTAACTACATGTTTTCGATCTTTAGCAAACAAGGCATATGTATTGTCTCAGCACTTGAAAATGTATGGTAGCACGTGTGGCACACTCAAAAGCAGTTGgaagatgaatggtggtacatgtAGAGTGCTTGATAACATATGATAGCACATGCTTTGCATATGTAGTTTAGAAAAATACAGTATATTTGAAATACTTGAAGATGGATGGTCGCACTCATAAAAGATTGGCACATGTGTATCTTAAGAAAAGTCTGACATATATCATTAGCAAGGGCAATGTAAAATTGTCAAGAATAAAATGGTTTAAAAAATTAGACAATTTCtcctactaaaaataaaaaataaaaaataccgaACATACTAGGGACAAAGTCATTGTTTTCACCAAGCGGACCCTAAAACCCCAAAATAGTAATCAAATGGTAAAAATCAAGAAGCCAATGGATTGGAACAAGCAAGGAATTTGTTCTCGATTTTCTTTTCGTTTTTGTACAGAGAAGTAATGAACAAACTTTAGTTATCCAAGAGTCAAAATGATCAACCCGATGGATTGGAACTGGACATGCAAAAGGAAAGGATGAGGAATTCACACCATGATGGATGATATTTATTGCAGCAACAATTGCCGGAGAAAGTGCTTTCTATATTTTGATTTTTGAGCACCAGATGCAGCCATTCTGTGCTGGTCTTCCATGATGTCACATGCCCAATGCAGTGTAAGTACTTAAAAGAGTTGCAGAAGTTCAATTTGCTTTTGGTACAAGGAACTCCCGTCTTTAAAGGAACATGTCTGGTGCACCCTTTCATTTCTTTAGGAATCCAACATGCTTTCTCTTACCGCCTCCGCTCCTTTTGCTGTTTGCCCAAAAGGGGGAATAGAaaaggaggaaaatgaaatgctTTGAATAGAGATGATATCAAGAGTCCTACAACTAGGCCAATACTTGCAAGAAAATCACAACACAGTAGTagcttcctcttcttttcttttttttcttttttttttttcatttggtagATAAATTACAGTTACAAATACTAATTCATAACACCTCTCCAAGTTAAGAAAGACATCCCTCCTTTCAAAACTGGCCCCACCGTGGACACAATAAGAGCACTACAGCATTGCACATCCATCAGTAAGACAAATCAGGCGAGCCACAAATCATCGAGATACGTTTGCAGGTATATGATGATAATAAACATCAACATCCAAAAGTGGTAGAAATGAGTGAGATCGCCTGAAGATGAAACATCACCTGTTCCAAAAGAGTGACAACCAGTGTAGAAGATTCCAGCTGCTCCAACATTGACCCCCCATGAGGgatgctggtggggcccatcacaagaCCAATCATGGGTACAATTACAGTCACAACTCAATCATGCAAGCCAACATTTCCTCACCACGAAATTGCCATGGAAAAATCTCCACCACTAGCTCCCTCCCCAatccatttcttttttttaagggtTATGGAGGCCCCCCCACTCACCTGAATCATTCACATCCCTCCAATGGCCTTCTTCCCTGTCTTCCTTGTACAGTTCGCCATGATCATatcaagtaaaaaaataaaagaattttaTAATTAAATGGGATCTCCTTATCCAACAAAAACAATCCCGACCACTTGCTATATGATCCGATTGGAACACAGCACGCCACCAAATCATTGCCAGCCGTCGCACCTGACTGGATTACAGTACACATCCGAAGCCCACAAAAGGTGAAGCAAAGAGTTTCATCTACCCTTGCACAAGCCTACAAATAATTCGGACTTGGACCGGCTATGGCTTTTGACACTGCAGAGTCTTGATGGCCACCGCATCTCATACAGCAAAGGTCAGCATTCCAATTCAGGAGGGCTGAACACAGTGCTGCGTTTCTCTTTACATGATTGGGCCCAGATCAGCAACTATTCTGCATCATCTCTCTCAGCCAAATGGGATAGCGCAAAATGTCAGCTACAAAATGTGTAGAAATGGCCATGTACAGGATACACAATCATGCCACCACTGTAATGTCACAAACGAACTGGCAATCCATAATTGTGGAatgatctaatccgtccatcccaCCCTGCAGTAACGATCACTGAGCCCCATGCATGAGGGGCTGTGACAGTGTTCTGGCAAGACGTCTTCAGAAACTTGTACTGGGATTTGCACATGGCAGACGACACTGTCAGCAAGCCAGATGCGGGAAGCTTCTCCTCTGGCCAAGTTGCAGATCCTTTGGGCAGAACTTCCAAGAAGAATCCACGGCCCAGCAAGCAATGGTCAGGAGATGAAAAAGAAGGCATGTTCTGCAAAAAATCTGAGCTGCCACGGCGACCATTCTCCGAACTTCCTGTCAGGTCCTGACGAACTTGCTGATCAGACGGGGTTCCAGATGAAGGTGGGGCTGAATTTACAGATTTCATGCCGGGCCAAGGTATTGCAACCGACACATTGCTGGAGAAGAAGCGCTCAGAAGACCAGATGCTCTTCGCCTGATGGGGGGTGGGCCTCTCTGGGGTATTGTAGTTCCATACATAGACATTGGAATCCTCGCTCGCAGAGATGATATGCCTCCCATCTGAACTGAATGATGCAGATATTTGACTTCCAGCATTTCTGAGGCCTGAAAGTTAGAAAACCATAGATATTAAATATAGAGgggatgtgtgcatgacatggaAGCGAAGAGAATCCTAGGCAAAAAGGATCATGTACCCTTGTATTTCCAGACAACCTCGACCCCATCAAGAATTCGGACTTGTGAATCAGCAGAAGTAACCATTACTTTTGTAGGATCAGTTGGAGAAAACTGGAGAGGGAACGCAAcataaaaaattacaaatttataTCAACACTCAATGAAGAAAGAAGATGAATAATTTAAGAAAGAAAGGCATGATAAGATTAAAGCCAGAAATAATGCAGAGGTGGTGCATTACCTGAAATCCAGTTATCCTTTTGCCCGGGGACTTCTTCTTACCCTGCAAGTATAGTTGCTTGGCCAGTTGCAGATGATTATCTGGTGCAAGAAAACAGAAATGATCAGCATATGAGTTTTAGCACAACAACAAAATCATATAGCAAGTATTTATATTGTTCAgattcatgatggaagttatgCCATAAGTTTGAGGCCAGCTGCCAATCAGACCCAACCCTCCTTTACCTAAGCTTGGGACCAGCAATGatagcacaaaactcccacaggcacAATGTAATAGACAGCATAGATTGGttacaatcaagcactatctaataTTCTATTACAGAGGTTAAGTACAATCAGCGAGTTGAttataggattcatgtagccaaccccacttaattgggataagggttagatgatgatgatatagcaAGTCTTCAATATCAATCCAAGCTCAGGGACCAGCAATGATAGCACAAAACTCCCGCAGGCACAAGGTAATAGAcaacataggttgattacaatcaagcactatctaataTTCTATTACAGAGGTTAATTACAATCAGCAAGTTGAttataggattcatgtagccgaaccCACTTAATTGGGAtaaaggttagatgatgatgatatagcaAGTCTTCAATATCAATTATCAATCCAACTTTAGAAATTCATAAGAATGTTGCAACGCACAGAAACCACATCCCATGTACCAGGTGGAGTTAGAAGAAATCAATCTAGTTCTAGAAGCACACTGCaacttgttttctttttcttgttgttTATTCAGTCATTAGTGTGATGATAGATATCAAGAACATGGAGAGGCCAGCATCCTTCAAATATTACAGCCAAGGGTGGTGTGGTTGAGATTGAAATAAAATGTTGCAGACAAAAACTCAGGGAACCTGGAAGGAGATTCATATGATTCTTCATCATTATGGCTAGCCTCATACTACCAAAGGAAGCCATTTCTTTCAATAATCAGGGATCCTACATATTATTAATTGGGAAAATTCGGGTCAAACCAGCCCAATTTACCTTGCTTGATCATTTCTCCCTGATTTGACAACTTCCACATGATATTCTGAGTTCCCACCAGACTACTAGGATGACAGTTTCTCACTCATctggatataaaataaaataaaataaaagggatcATTTGCGAATAGAATTTTACGATAGAGTGACTTTACTGTTGTTATTATGGACAATATGCACAACATGTAACAATCAATATATTTCTTCCTACGATGTTTGCTATCTAATTTTTCCCCAAAAGCAACATAATTGCAGCATGTTTAACATCAACTCCCTGGCATGGGTTTTAGACAGAAGCTGGACAGTCTATAATGTTCATCTTGGGCTTACCTAAATCAGAGAGCATTAAGACAAGTATCTCTAATTAGAGAGAAACAGGGCATCTATTGTAAAGTCAGTATGGGAGTGAAAACATAAAAGATCCAAAGGTCATCTGGAGTCCAATCGTCTGTCTTTATGAAGTAATAGCATATTGAAATTACCCAGACTCACGATGACATAAGTTGGACACTTCTCTCCAATAATATACTTCCCCATAATGGAGCTGAAAATGAATTTCTTTGTAGCTACCATACCCAGTGACTTCACAATATGTAATATAACCTTTAACTCATGTGATACCTGCATCCGATGCTTCAATACTACCAAGTATGAAATATGTACTCATGATGTCTAACATTTCCATCTTGCATGTCTATCATAGATGTGGACTACATCATCACGATAGGAGAATCTGACTTTTGCCTTCATATCATTTGATATACCTCTGCTCTGGGCAATCCAAAACACTTCACAAGAACTGAACTCATGACGAAGCCATCGAATTCCAATAAATCAATTCAATAATAAGCCAAGGAATAACATACAACTCCTTGAAATCACACTACCAGCCCCACTTAATCTGCCTTTATCATGCAAGATCAGGGTCCCCCAACACCCAAAGAAATGAACTCCACAGCTTTTAGACTTTAAAGATTACCAATGGATCAACCTATTCAGATTGCTGCGCTGGTTCGAACTTCAAACAATAGCTCTGCTCTTACTTAGACCAATGCAACTGTACATTTGAAAAGTAATATCATTGAACTTGAAACTCAATCATGAGATTCACAGCATGCTCATTCTCGAGATTATTAATGATCCTCAAGAGAGGCAGAACCAAATCATATCATTTCATTCAATTCCCTTCTGAGAAgtacaatgataatgaacatgcatatatccacacagttcataagaattgaatatgatcattatggACCAAAACAAAAGATCCAATAACCAGATAAACTGGGAAATTAAAGGAGCTGAAAGTGGCACCAGTTAATGGCTAGAAACTTCTAAGGAATCACAAGTGCTACCATCTCAGGATAGGAAAACTACCGGTAACAAATAACAAcatcaagaaaataaagaaaagccCCGGTAATGATCATCCCACTTTGCAGGAAAAGAGGGGGGAAACTAACATTTCAAAAATGATGAATGTTAACTACAAGAACATGGACAACAACGATAGTTTCCAGATGgtcccttagggcgtgtttggatgggccatcccatgggattagattgtattagggtggatggcaggtaatgatggctgcatcagtggattgctggcaatcccttggcccgcctggccaatcccgagattacgcccggccaatcccttccaatccgtccacccaaacatgtcccaggcaaaatagatgggattaggagggattgagtggatttcaaggtaatgatggtgacgtcagtggattgctggcaatcccatgggatttctCCAATCCGGGCAGAAGTTCAACGTgcctgtttggcacacccggacAATCCCGggattgctccttccaatcccttccaatacaatcTAATTCCATCCAgtctgcccagccaaacaggcccttagttgtcATGAATCATTTACAACCACAATGAACCGGTAAATGCAGATTAGGAGACCACCAAAAGCCCAAGCAATTCAGTATCCAgccagagaagaaaaaaaaaatcccttcccCGAACATATCGCCAACATAGATGAGGCATCACAATGGACAGAGCATATCTGCGCATGTTTGGCTAATTAGAGTACATCCATGACAATGTCAAAAGGTATTGATGAAGTCCACTACAAGATTACTTTAAGAACATTTGCATTTAGGGGggaaaaagggggagagagaaaACTAATTGTCCGCGAGTGTGAATACCTGATGCATCATAAAAGCGACAATTGCCGGTCATGGAGCCAACTATCCCACCCTGCGTGTAGAGAGAAATCATTTTAACAAAGGCCCAATAAATTTCTCATATAGAATTCCCTTTCAACAAGACAATACGCGAAGAAAATTAACAAACCTGCCCATCAGGACGGTAACACACGGCAGTGACTATTTCCCTTATATCTGTCCAATCAACAACATGGCAATCGGGAATGGCCCAAATGCGGACTTTTCCATCTATCGAGCCACTGATGAAGTATTTGTCATCAACCGGATTAAACTGAACACATGTCACTGCATAACACATTCAGAAGAAAAGACAAGGCAACTCAGAACAATAAACTAACAGCTGCAAAGAGAGCCTCAAGAAACATTTAATTACTAAACAAGGTAGATGGAACCAACAAAATAGTCAAACACGAACCATAATCGTTGTGGGAAAAAACTTTGAGGCATCTGTCGCGTCCCACTTGCCACAGGCGAACGGTTTTATCCACAGATGATGACAGTAGATACTGCACAAAGGAAGCAAAATGCATTTGAAAGATGTTTTGCACCTTTTTGCAGATAAAATGCAAAAGGAAACCAGAAGAAGTTCAAGTGCAGGAAACACTGAATACCAACCTTATTGTTCGACCATGACAGATCCAACACCTCGCCACTGTGCCCATGGAACTCATGCAGTGGTTTCTCTGATAGCCGGAAAACTTTTGGGGGTAAAATGACGCACGCCGAATCGGATGTTTTCTTCATCCTCCTGAATTTACCCAATTTCTCTTTATCCACAAAAAGGGAAGCTAATTCAGAAGAACCATTCAAAGTGAAATACATGCAGGAAGGATCAAGATCATTAACATCATCTTCATCCCTTCTTTCACACTCCATCACCTGCCACACATGCACAATGCCATCCTCACCTGCACTTGCCAGGTACTCCCCATCAGGACTAAACTTCATGGTCAAGATTGGACCCACGTGAGCTTGGATCTCCTGACCCATGTAAAGAGCAGAGAATTCCTTGCAACGCTTCTTATACGAGCGGACCCGAACTCTACGAGTCCAACTCCAAGCCCCTGTGCTCGGGTGCAGATCATCAGACTGCAATTCGCCTTCCTCTCCTTGCCTATCCACAGCACAAGCTACGGCTCCCAATCTCCACAACCatcccttcttctttctctttgtcACTGCACCCAAATTGCTCGCTGCTGTTGCTGCAGCTTCTCTCCGCATAAACTGCTGCACAAATGGCGACAACCCAAGTGCCCTCTGGAACTCATCGACAGTATACAACCGGTTAGAACCCACTTCCCGAAGTCTACTCAGTGTCCCATCCTGCCCCAATTCATCAACAATGAACTCTGTCCCATCATCCAAATTCCTAATACGACACATGAAATTCTCCTCCAAAAGGCCATCCACGGACGAATCAGGTGCATCGCCAGAACAGGTAGACATGGAGGACCGACTCGACGAGAACTCATCTCCGCAATCAGAGTTCCTCAACACGGCCCCACTTGTCTCCATGACCCGATCGACATCAGGCGAAATCTCATCCGATGGATCAATCGAATCCAAACTCCTCCCATCGCTCTGATCCAGACCCAAACCCATCCATCTCAAGAACTTGTCACGGCGCTCATGTACACTATCCGGTCTCGCGATCCAGACCTCGTAACGGAAATTACCCGAGACCCAATCAAGAAACCTGGTGCTTGAATCGAACCCGTCCGCACAATCAGACCCCGAATCGGAAACTGACGAAATATCCTCTCTAGAGTCAAAGAACCGATCTTCTTCACTGTCGTCACTGCAGATCCCCATCATTCCTTCAACCCATGAAAACCCACCTCAGAAATTCAATCCTTCTTCTGAAACCCTAAGCAATGCCCTATAAATTCCCCacaaagaaagtaaaaaaataagaaaaataaaaaacaaaaacaaaattatCCCATTTCCTACACAGATCCCAATCCCAGCTCATTGAATCTGGTCTTTGATtacataaataaacaaaaaatacaTCCAAAACCTTATTTTTCAAGAAATCCCAAATCTCATACACTAGTCAACCCAAAAACCAAATCACaagccaaaaaaaagaagaaaagaaaatcataGACTACaaaattcaataaataaaaacacaaataGTGCActgtacttttaaaaaaaaaaagaaaaaaaatcaagaaaagagaagagagggTTCTCTCACCTGAGTTTCCATCAAAAGCTACGAAAAACACCGTCAAACCCTAGAAATCCACTGAAATCCATTCAGCCATAGAGATTTCCAGCTTTGCAACTCGAATCGAAATTTGCGATTTTGCCCTTGCTTtgcccctctccctctctctctctctctgtctctgttgGAGAAGGAGCTTCTCAAAGGGTCTAACAAAAAGATAATTAGAAATTAGggatttatattattattattaaattaaaagatgaaaaagCAACGGCCTCGATTATCGGGAAACGGATGGACCGAGAAACGAGATTTCGATGGTAGAGATGGGTGTGTGCATACTGCGGCTGCTTCTGCTGATGCCTCATGCTGCGTATGTCTTTCTCCTTCCATGCCTACCTACCTACTCGCAGCTGCAGGTGTCGAACACTACTCGCAAGAATGCGGGAACTGTAGTGTACGCGTGAGAGATCTACACGGTTCATTACGAGGGCTTCGTCGTTTTTATGTTATCTACATCAAAATGTACtgtattttttccttttactATGATAATTTGAGATTAAAGTAATTGACGAAGATTCAGATTCAATGTAATTTTGTGGTACACATAATGATGGGACCGATATTACCAACAATCATGAAGTATAAATAACATGTATAACTCATTAACGGTTTAGATCTCGTACTTGTATGCTACGTTGGCTCGTGTTACCGAGTAAAATTTTATCCTACTCGCGCGTCTGGATTTCTCTTATCCTCTCTTAATGTCAATCCCATTTGCAGCCGCCTTTCCGCACGCGCCATATACAACCGCCCAAAACATGTATATTTCGCATCATATAgaaagatctgatccgttcataaggtttaacattgatttttaatatttatatttttttgggtcTTCTTATCAAATTTCTGTATGTAAAAAAGGAAAAGCTTGGCATAGAAAAAGATAACCGTTGGTCCAATAAGACGCATCTGTAGAGAATTTATTAATTAAATCGTTCTAATTTTGTAATAAAATCTAACAGACCTTTCTGATGAACGTCCTGGATCTATGACACGTGTTTTAATTACGTACGTATATAGCTCTTATTACGGCGCATGAACATACGCGAGTACTACCATCAATCCCGAAACACACCGCGATTCTTTCCTTTTTCCGTCTCCTTCTTTTTTACGGTTTTACGAAGCGGATACCGCTCTTGCTAGCAAGAGATACTGTTCAACGTacaattactaaaataccccccAACAGTCTTTCGAACAGCGCATATGTTATCAGTAGCTTCTTTTCCTCCTGACGAAAATACCCCCGGCACATGAAATGGTCCCAACATGGATTACCCTTTAAACGGGGACCATGTGCCTGACGAGCAACGCTTTCCCCAGTACGCGTAGCAGTCAAGCGAGCTACGTGACACGTGTCTTTGTCACGCCTGACATGTGTACCACGTGTGCAGGCTGTGATATGGCAGTCCCATGGTGCCCCCATCAAAGCTTACCTCCGCGCAATTCCTGTCCGTTGATATATAAAGATGATTGGCCCACCCACTAAAAGTAGGAAACATACATAGGTTTGCCAATCTTCACTACctaatggtagggcccacatcgacATGGCCTAAATGCCATTCAAATCCTGTCCACAGCACATCAAGGGTGACGGACAGATCTCAGGGAATATCTTCtttgtcttttatttatttattactataCCCTCTTTAGGCAGTTTTATTTAATTGTCCACTTTTTTTTTTAGGAGAAGTTAATGAAGTTGGCTCATTTTTAGTAGTTTGATTATAGgtagagggtattttggtaattttaggTATAGTGGGGATGAGGTATACTTGCTATTTTGGGTAGAGAGGAAGGAGTTTTTGGTAAATGGGAAGATTTACCGTCCGAGATTGGATGAGTCAACGCCGGAGTGAGACTACGACTAATCGTCGTTAAAGACGGCGGATGATTTTCTTCCGAGCGTTTGAGTTGAATAATTCTTCTGCCTTCGGAAGAGTACAAGTAGTAGGTAGTCCGTGGACTACAGTAATACTGTAGTCCGCCTGTGTTAAGACGCAGTtcaggaggtgggcccactgtctGCAGGATGACCCTGACCATTTAAAAAGTGGGCTTGAATGTACACGTATGCcattctaagattatttttttttatgtcatTTTGATTGAACGGATGGGATGGTTTCTATGAATTCGCCAATGTACCacgcatggtgggacccacgtcttgAACGGTTACAACCGTCCGttcatgtggcccaaaaaaatgtTATGCAGATCTGCATGAGGATGGACGTAAAAGGAGTCATGTGAGTGTCACACGTGCAACAGTTGGCCAATGGAGTGACTGTTACTGCCCCATGGGAGGAATACGCGTGCGAGATTGGAGATGGTCTTCAGTACAGACTACAAAGTAAATGAAAGGCTGATAAAAGTTGATCAACGGTTCAAATAGCATGCACGTGGTTGGCCCACCTCTCCATCAAACCAGCCTAATTTTCGGAACGTTGCTTTA
Coding sequences:
- the LOC131248545 gene encoding uncharacterized protein LOC131248545, producing the protein MMGICSDDSEEDRFFDSREDISSVSDSGSDCADGFDSSTRFLDWVSGNFRYEVWIARPDSVHERRDKFLRWMGLGLDQSDGRSLDSIDPSDEISPDVDRVMETSGAVLRNSDCGDEFSSSRSSMSTCSGDAPDSSVDGLLEENFMCRIRNLDDGTEFIVDELGQDGTLSRLREVGSNRLYTVDEFQRALGLSPFVQQFMRREAAATAASNLGAVTKRKKKGWLWRLGAVACAVDRQGEEGELQSDDLHPSTGAWSWTRRVRVRSYKKRCKEFSALYMGQEIQAHVGPILTMKFSPDGEYLASAGEDGIVHVWQVMECERRDEDDVNDLDPSCMYFTLNGSSELASLFVDKEKLGKFRRMKKTSDSACVILPPKVFRLSEKPLHEFHGHSGEVLDLSWSNNKYLLSSSVDKTVRLWQVGRDRCLKVFSHNDYVTCVQFNPVDDKYFISGSIDGKVRIWAIPDCHVVDWTDIREIVTAVCYRPDGQGGIVGSMTGNCRFYDASDNHLQLAKQLYLQGKKKSPGKRITGFQFSPTDPTKVMVTSADSQVRILDGVEVVWKYKGLRNAGSQISASFSSDGRHIISASEDSNVYVWNYNTPERPTPHQAKSIWSSERFFSSNVSVAIPWPGMKSVNSAPPSSGTPSDQQVRQDLTGSSENGRRGSSDFLQNMPSFSSPDHCLLGRGFFLEVLPKGSATWPEEKLPASGLLTVSSAMCKSQYKFLKTSCQNTVTAPHAWGSVIVTAGWDGRIRSFHNYGLPVRL